A genome region from Clostridium sp. JN-9 includes the following:
- a CDS encoding replicative DNA helicase, whose product MDSPLKSMPHNIEAEQSVLGAMIADKTSIAQAVESLSEDDFYKDAHKILFSTIKELYQKDIAVDMVTLSENLQSKNLLEGVGGVTYISGLYTSIITTANVQEYIKIVKDKSILRKLIRSSSEIINNSYNKQDDVASVLDFAEKKIFNIADNRSTSDFEPMSTVLERGFAEIERLFNNKGETTGIPSGFTELDAKTSGFQKSDMILVAARPSMGKTTFALNLVENAALRAGKSVAVFSLEMSKEQLAYKLLCAEANVDMLKLRTGDLDDRDWENIAKASGPLGGAKIYIDDTPGINIMEMRSKCRRLKIEYGIDMIVIDYLQLMSGTRGSESRQQEVSEISRSIKALAKEMNCPIIALSQLSRAPEQRTDHRPMLSDLRESGSIEQDADIVMFLYRDEYYNKETEEKNVAECIIAKQRNGPTGVVKLAWLGQFSKFGNLDVIHRD is encoded by the coding sequence ATGGATTCACCGCTTAAAAGTATGCCCCATAATATTGAAGCAGAGCAGAGTGTATTAGGTGCAATGATTGCAGATAAAACTTCTATAGCTCAGGCAGTTGAGAGTTTGTCAGAAGATGATTTTTATAAAGATGCTCATAAAATACTTTTTAGTACAATAAAGGAACTTTATCAAAAAGATATAGCTGTTGATATGGTTACACTTTCCGAAAATCTTCAATCAAAAAATTTGTTAGAAGGAGTAGGGGGAGTTACATATATAAGTGGACTTTATACATCTATTATAACCACTGCAAATGTTCAGGAATATATTAAAATTGTTAAGGATAAGTCAATTCTCAGAAAGCTCATCAGGTCCTCATCAGAAATAATAAATAACAGCTATAACAAGCAGGATGATGTAGCTTCTGTACTTGACTTTGCAGAGAAAAAAATATTCAATATTGCAGATAATAGAAGTACTTCTGATTTTGAGCCAATGAGTACTGTTCTTGAGAGAGGTTTTGCTGAAATAGAAAGACTTTTTAATAACAAAGGCGAAACAACTGGAATTCCATCAGGTTTTACAGAATTAGATGCTAAAACATCAGGTTTTCAAAAGTCAGATATGATACTAGTTGCAGCAAGACCTTCAATGGGTAAAACAACCTTTGCGTTAAATCTTGTAGAAAATGCAGCATTAAGAGCCGGGAAAAGTGTGGCTGTATTTTCTTTGGAAATGTCAAAAGAACAATTAGCCTATAAACTTCTATGCGCTGAGGCAAATGTAGATATGTTAAAGCTTAGAACAGGAGATCTGGATGATAGGGATTGGGAAAATATAGCTAAGGCCTCAGGCCCTCTAGGTGGAGCTAAAATTTATATCGATGATACTCCAGGTATAAATATTATGGAAATGAGGTCAAAGTGCAGAAGATTAAAAATAGAATATGGTATTGATATGATAGTAATAGATTATCTACAGCTTATGTCAGGTACCAGGGGCTCTGAAAGCAGACAGCAGGAGGTTTCTGAAATATCAAGATCCATAAAAGCGCTGGCAAAGGAAATGAATTGCCCAATAATTGCACTTTCACAGCTGTCTCGTGCTCCAGAACAGAGAACTGATCATAGACCAATGCTTTCAGATTTAAGAGAGTCAGGATCTATAGAACAGGACGCGGATATAGTAATGTTCTTATACAGAGATGAGTATTACAACAAGGAAACAGAAGAAAAAAATGTGGCTGAATGTATAATTGCAAAACAAAGAAACGGTCCAACAGGCGTAGTAAAGCTGGCTTGGCTTGGTCAGTTCAGTAAATTTGGCAATTTAGATGTAATTCATAGAGATTAA
- the lonC gene encoding Lon family ATP-dependent protease: MKSQYTDFIGKDIPDTVPLDTQISIMYEIVKNLIKESTLKARITKYKLQRFIKSDDACDRIYGINKIISDGKGLEIVPGKKELYAAIDDTNKWISEALAKRYVQNKIESQVERLLIEKQDKYMEEIRLSVIKKRKGPENSKTLKKYAQLKVMDSKKLSRNVQTLLRPESFDEIVGQERAIKALISKIASPYPQHIILYGPPGVGKTTAARLALEEAKKRKHTPFSKTAKFVEVDGTTIRWDPREITNPLLGSVHDPIYQGSKRDLAEIGIPEPKPGLVTDAHGGVLFIDEIGELDEILQNKLLKVLEDKRVEFSSSYYDPEDENTPKYIKYLFENGAPADFILIGATTKEPHEISPALRSRCTEVYFEPLSAKDIEKIVKNAAQKLNIELEAGVSEAISRYTIEGRKAVNILSDVYGFALNNNDSGEINKITMEDLDKVIGISRLVQLENINNDKPFEIGHIYGLGVSGYIGSTIEIEAAVFEAKSKGKGTVRFNDTAGSMAKDSVFNAASVIRKITDKDINDYDIHVNVIGGGKIDGPSAGAAITVCIISALLNKPIKQDIAVTGEISLRGNIKPVGGIFEKIYGARRKGIKLVIIPNDNEKEIPHGLNDIEVKCVGNIEELMKLVF, from the coding sequence TTGAAATCACAGTATACTGATTTTATAGGAAAGGACATTCCTGATACAGTGCCATTAGACACACAAATAAGCATTATGTATGAAATTGTAAAAAATTTAATAAAAGAATCCACTTTAAAGGCGAGAATTACAAAATATAAGCTGCAAAGATTTATAAAAAGTGATGATGCCTGCGACAGAATATATGGAATAAATAAAATAATAAGTGACGGCAAGGGTTTAGAAATTGTTCCAGGTAAAAAAGAATTATATGCAGCTATTGATGATACAAATAAATGGATATCCGAGGCTTTGGCAAAACGATATGTACAAAATAAAATAGAATCCCAAGTTGAGAGACTGCTAATTGAAAAGCAGGATAAGTATATGGAGGAAATCAGACTTAGCGTTATAAAAAAGCGAAAAGGTCCTGAAAACTCAAAAACTCTAAAAAAGTATGCTCAATTAAAGGTTATGGATTCAAAAAAACTATCTAGAAATGTCCAAACATTGCTTAGACCAGAAAGTTTCGATGAAATTGTTGGACAAGAAAGGGCAATAAAGGCACTTATTTCAAAGATAGCATCACCTTATCCACAACATATAATTTTATATGGTCCACCTGGAGTAGGAAAAACAACAGCAGCCAGACTGGCTTTAGAAGAGGCAAAGAAACGTAAGCATACTCCATTTTCTAAAACAGCAAAGTTTGTTGAAGTTGATGGAACTACCATTAGATGGGATCCAAGGGAGATAACCAATCCATTATTAGGTTCAGTCCATGATCCTATATATCAGGGAAGTAAAAGGGATCTGGCGGAAATTGGCATACCAGAGCCAAAACCAGGATTGGTTACGGATGCCCATGGCGGAGTTTTATTTATTGATGAAATAGGTGAATTAGATGAAATACTTCAAAATAAATTATTAAAGGTTTTAGAAGATAAAAGAGTAGAGTTTTCATCTTCATACTATGATCCTGAGGACGAGAATACACCTAAATATATTAAATATTTGTTTGAAAATGGAGCTCCTGCAGATTTTATATTAATTGGAGCAACTACCAAAGAGCCTCATGAAATTAGTCCTGCATTAAGATCCAGATGTACAGAGGTTTACTTTGAGCCTCTTTCAGCTAAGGATATAGAAAAAATAGTAAAAAATGCAGCACAGAAACTTAATATTGAATTAGAGGCCGGAGTTTCCGAAGCTATCAGCAGGTATACTATTGAAGGAAGAAAAGCTGTTAATATATTATCCGATGTTTATGGTTTTGCACTTAATAATAATGATAGCGGCGAGATTAATAAGATTACTATGGAAGATTTAGATAAAGTAATTGGTATAAGCAGATTGGTGCAGCTTGAAAATATTAATAATGATAAGCCATTTGAAATAGGACATATATATGGACTAGGTGTCAGCGGCTATATTGGTTCTACAATAGAAATTGAAGCTGCAGTTTTTGAGGCAAAGTCAAAGGGAAAGGGAACAGTGAGATTTAACGATACCGCCGGGAGTATGGCAAAGGATTCAGTTTTTAATGCCGCATCTGTTATTAGAAAAATAACAGATAAAGATATAAATGACTATGATATTCATGTAAATGTAATAGGCGGCGGTAAAATTGACGGACCATCAGCAGGTGCTGCAATTACAGTATGTATTATAAGTGCACTATTGAACAAGCCAATAAAGCAGGATATAGCTGTAACAGGAGAAATATCACTTAGAGGAAATATTAAACCAGTAGGCGGAATATTTGAAAAAATATATGGTGCCAGAAGAAAAGGAATAAAGCTTGTTATTATTCCTAATGATAATGAAAAAGAGATTCCTCATGGTCTTAATGATATTGAAGTTAAGTGCGTGGGAAATATAGAAGAATTAATGAAACTAGTTTTTTAG
- the rplI gene encoding 50S ribosomal protein L9, protein MKVILLKDVKNVGKKGQVVNASDGYARNFLFPRKLAEEANEVNMHILNNKNEAERRKKLAEVEAAQKLAEKIKGKEIKLSVKCGENGRLFGSITGKDISEELNKQYNLKIDKKKIVVETIRQLGSYDVEIKLYPEISTKVKVVITEL, encoded by the coding sequence ATGAAAGTTATATTATTAAAAGATGTTAAAAATGTTGGAAAGAAAGGTCAAGTTGTAAATGCTTCAGATGGTTATGCCAGAAATTTCTTATTTCCTAGAAAGCTGGCTGAAGAAGCAAACGAAGTAAATATGCACATATTAAATAATAAAAATGAAGCTGAAAGAAGAAAAAAGTTAGCAGAAGTTGAAGCAGCTCAAAAATTAGCAGAGAAAATTAAAGGTAAGGAAATAAAGTTATCAGTAAAATGCGGGGAGAATGGCAGACTTTTTGGATCAATTACTGGTAAAGATATTTCAGAAGAATTGAATAAACAATATAATCTAAAAATTGATAAGAAAAAAATTGTTGTAGAAACCATAAGGCAACTTGGTAGTTATGATGTAGAAATAAAGCTCTATCCTGAAATTTCTACTAAAGTGAAAGTGGTTATCACAGAATTATAA
- a CDS encoding DHH family phosphoesterase: protein MDNKYNYFITENKIYMVSIAVLIFILFLYGHIYIGGIAIALYGLLVLYNVKNTKQKKYEWKKFIEDFSSKLDLATRNTLVKLPFPLIIIGNKGNILWYNQNLSSILDGSDIFESNINDVLKDFNLKLAMDGKKTVFKYVKLNEKYFNIYTNLIDLGDYKNLNDKIMLLYFYDVTDVFNLINSVESNKEAVMLIEVDNLDEVIKSTEEDKKPLLIAEIERTINSYAQGLNAMVKKYSSNKYVLTLQNKYVEEEMKKRFEILDSMREISMGNKLTVTLSVGVGRNGGNPFNNESYAVSAKELALGRGGDQAIVKSGEKLDFYGGKTREIEKRTKVRSRVIAHALVDLINESSNVYIHGHINPDIDCLGAAVGIYSTIKALNKECYIVLDGTNNSIKGMMDKLKSEADYDSAFIDSKKCMETKDDNSLLIVLDVHNKGYVQNLELVESFKKLVIIDHHRKSTDYLEGALLSYIEPYASSTCELVTEMIQYMLEKPKLKPVEAEALLAGICVDTKNFYFKTGVRTFEAASFLRKLGADTIDVKKLFSDDLDTYLKRADIIKSAVVKNNIAIAVCPPEIEDTVLAAQAADELLNITGIQASFVFVTIGEDIYISGRSLGDINVQIILETLGGGGHMTMAGTKISDKKLEEAIELLKQAIEKYLREGE from the coding sequence ATGGATAATAAATACAATTATTTTATAACTGAGAATAAAATATATATGGTGTCCATAGCTGTATTAATATTTATATTGTTTTTATATGGACATATATATATTGGAGGAATAGCAATTGCTTTATATGGACTGCTTGTATTATATAACGTAAAAAATACAAAACAAAAAAAATATGAATGGAAAAAGTTCATAGAGGATTTTTCTTCAAAGCTTGATTTAGCTACAAGGAACACATTAGTAAAGCTTCCATTTCCATTAATTATAATAGGTAACAAAGGAAATATATTGTGGTATAATCAAAATTTATCATCTATATTAGATGGAAGCGATATATTTGAATCTAATATAAATGATGTATTGAAAGACTTTAACTTAAAATTAGCTATGGATGGGAAAAAAACTGTATTTAAATATGTTAAATTAAACGAAAAGTACTTTAATATATATACAAATTTAATAGATCTTGGAGATTATAAAAATCTTAATGATAAAATTATGCTCCTTTACTTTTATGATGTTACAGATGTATTTAACTTAATTAACAGCGTAGAGTCAAATAAGGAGGCAGTTATGCTGATTGAAGTTGATAATTTAGATGAAGTTATAAAAAGTACTGAGGAAGACAAAAAACCATTATTAATTGCAGAAATAGAAAGAACAATTAATAGTTATGCCCAAGGTTTAAATGCTATGGTAAAAAAATATTCTTCAAATAAATATGTTTTGACATTACAAAACAAATATGTTGAAGAAGAAATGAAAAAAAGATTTGAAATATTAGACAGTATGAGAGAAATCAGTATGGGAAATAAACTTACTGTAACACTTAGTGTTGGTGTTGGCAGAAACGGAGGTAATCCATTCAATAACGAAAGTTACGCAGTTTCTGCAAAAGAACTGGCACTTGGCAGGGGTGGAGACCAGGCTATAGTAAAGAGCGGTGAAAAACTTGATTTTTATGGAGGAAAGACAAGAGAAATAGAGAAAAGGACTAAAGTGAGATCCAGGGTTATTGCTCATGCCTTAGTTGATCTGATAAATGAAAGCAGTAATGTGTATATACATGGCCATATTAATCCTGATATAGATTGCTTAGGGGCAGCAGTAGGTATTTATAGTACAATAAAAGCGTTAAATAAAGAATGTTATATAGTTTTAGATGGTACTAATAATAGTATAAAGGGAATGATGGATAAATTAAAAAGTGAAGCTGATTATGATTCTGCCTTTATTGATAGTAAAAAATGCATGGAAACTAAAGACGACAATAGCTTACTCATAGTTTTAGACGTTCACAACAAAGGATATGTTCAAAATCTGGAGTTAGTTGAATCATTTAAAAAGCTGGTGATAATAGATCACCACAGAAAATCAACAGATTATTTAGAAGGAGCATTATTAAGCTATATAGAACCATATGCATCTTCAACCTGTGAATTAGTTACAGAAATGATTCAATATATGCTGGAAAAGCCAAAGCTAAAGCCTGTAGAAGCGGAAGCACTGCTGGCGGGAATATGCGTAGATACGAAAAATTTTTATTTTAAAACTGGTGTAAGAACATTTGAAGCAGCATCATTTTTGAGAAAACTAGGTGCTGATACTATAGATGTTAAAAAACTTTTTTCAGATGATCTTGACACATATTTAAAAAGAGCTGATATAATAAAATCAGCTGTAGTTAAAAACAATATTGCAATTGCAGTATGTCCACCAGAAATAGAAGATACTGTATTGGCTGCACAAGCTGCGGATGAGCTACTAAATATTACAGGTATTCAAGCTTCATTTGTTTTTGTTACAATAGGAGAGGATATATATATAAGTGGAAGATCCCTTGGTGATATTAATGTGCAGATAATACTGGAAACACTTGGCGGTGGAGGGCACATGACTATGGCTGGTACAAAAATTTCAGATAAAAAGCTTGAAGAAGCTATTGAATTACTAAAACAAGCTATAGAGAAATACTTAAGGGAAGGTGAATAA